Sequence from the Thermococcus nautili genome:
TGACGTAGTCTTCCTCCCTTGCCCTGATGATTAGGTTCCTGACGGTCATTGCATAAACGGGAATGTTGACTAGGGTTAGGGTGAGAATCGGCAGGGCCAGGCCCTTCAGGTGGGTGAAAATGGTAACCCTGCCCTCAACGCTTGCCCTATGAATGTAGTCGAGGTAGCTCAGGGGGAGAACGCTAAGCTTCCACCAGAGAATCCAGAGGAGTGCAACTGCCCAGAACCAGCCTGGGATGGCGGAGAAAGAGGGCCCGAGAATTCTAAGGATTCTATCTGAGATTCCCTCCCGATAACCGGCTCTCAAGCCCCACAGGGCCCCGAAGATGAGAATCAACAGGAGCGAAACCGAAAGAATTGCCAGGGTCAGGAGAATTGACGTGCCCGGGGTTGTTCCAACTGTGGAAGTGAAGATGCTGTGTGGGGTTGGGATGTAGTATATGAGAGTTGAGTTGCCCCTGGTTATCTTTACTACCTTCTCATCTTCATTTTTGAAGACGTCGGCCGAAAACTGGAAGTACTCTTTTGTTTTGTTGACGAGGTTCGCGGGGTGCAGTGCACTTCCAATGGATTCCCCACGTAGAGTGGCTTCTGAGGAGGCTATGAGAGCCGACAGTATCATAACCACCGTTATAAATATGACCAACTCTCTGAGGATAACTCCAATTATTCTGGTGGTCATCGGTTTAATTACACAAAAGATGAATAAAAAAGTTGCGGTCGCTACTCAAGTCTCGTCCTCTTCACAACCGGCGCTACCTCTCTCGCGACCCTCCTGACGCTGAAGAGCGTGAGCGCGTCCATTTTCTTGAGCTGGGCTAAAAGGCAACCGCTTATCCTGACGTCTATGTACTTCTTTGCCTCCATCGCCGTTTTGAGAAGCTCCCTCATGCTCTCGGCCCTCTCGAAATCGAGGCCCGCCCTCTTAAGTCGGTCCACGTTGAGCTCGTGAACCGTCAGCGGCTGTAGGTGCATCTCGTCTATTCCAAGGGAAGCTGCCAGCTCCGCTATCCTCGGTATGTCCTCATCGTTTATCCCGGGCATGAATATTGTTCTCACAACCGAGCGGACGCTTTTGTCCGAGCCAACTATCCTCAGCGCGTTGACGACTGCGTCGAACGTGTCGGCGTTCGTAATTTTGAGATGCTTTTCGCGCGTCGAGGCGTCGAGGCTTATCATGACGATGTCGAAGTCGAGCTTTTGCCAGAGCTCCTCGGTGAGGAGCGAGCCGTTGGTCTGGAGGTCGAGCCTCGCCTCCGGAAACCTCTCGCGGAGCATTCTGTTGACCTCTACTATTCGCTTGCTCAGCAGTGGCTCCCCGTACTGCGAAACGGTTATCGCTTTCGGGTTCTCCCAGCCGTAGTAGCCCGGTTTTGGCGCCTTTCCGAGCTTCACCGCGACGTTCGAGTAGCAGAAGATGCAGTCGTGGTTGCAGGCGGGCGTTAGCTCGTAGCTCGGGTGATGAACGGGGTTTGGATTGCTCAAATCGAGGCCCTGGCAGTATCTGCAGTGGCTCGGGTAGAGCATCTCGTCAACGAACTTCTTTAGGAGTCTCGCCTCCTCGTTCTCAAGAATCTGGGGCTCGACGCCCATCTTCCTCGCAAACTCCTCCCAGCTGTACCTCATCCTCTCACCGGCCGGAGCGGATAAAAGGGGCTTAAAAAGGTGATTGGTCAGAGAAGCCCCCTGAGCTGAACCCCGTCGAAGACCGGGCCGTCCCTGCATACGAGGTACTTTCCGAGGTTGCAGGAACCGCAGACACCGATTCCGCACTTCATGTAGCGCTCCGCCGAGACCTGGACGTTTCCGTAGTCCATGACCCTCAGAACGGCCTTGAGCATGGGCTCCGGACCGCAGGCGTAAACCCCGTCAAATTCGCCCTTCCTCTCGGCTAAGACGTCAGTTGGGAAGCCCCTTCTGCCGGCCGAGCCGTCGTCAGTAGTGATTACAACCTCGTCCACGTAGTCTTCGATATCGAGAAGGGCCAGCTCTTCCTTCGAGCGGGCGCCGTAGATTAGGGTTACCCCCTCGAAGTCCTTTCCCCAGGCCCTCGCCAGCGCGTAGAGCGGTGGAATCCCAATTCCTCCGGCGACGAGCGCTACTCTCTTCCATTTTCTCTCGAAGCCCCTCCCGTAGGGCCCGCGAACCCAGAGCCTCTCGCCTTCGCTTAGCTCGAAGAGCTTCGAGGTGAAGGGTCCGACGCGCTTGACGACGAGCAGGTCTTTCCAGGCTAAACTGAAAGGTTTTTCTCCGACTCCTGGAAGCCAGACCATCACGAACTGTCCCGGCGTGAAGTCGAACCCCTTTGAGAGCCTGAAGGCCCTAACGTCCTTTGCAACATCCCAGGTTTCCCTCAGCTCAACCACGCTGTACATCCAAACGAACCCCCTCCGGCTTTCCTACGATTTCGTCATCCTCCATAACGACCTTTCCGCGGAGAATCGTCATCACAACCTTTCCCTTCAGCTTCCGCCCCTCCCAGGGGCTCCACTTGGCCTTGGTGTAAAACTCCTCCGGTTTGACCGTCCACTCCCGCTTAAGGTCAACGACCGTAAAGGTGGCCTCGTTTCCGATGGCAAAGTTCCTACCTCTGATTCCGAAGACCTTAATCGGGTTGTCGTGCATTTTCTCAACGATGTCAAAGATATCTATAATCCCTCTGTTCACCGCATCGAGGAGGAGTGCAACCTCCGTCTCGAGCCCCGGAATCCCCGCCGCTCCCGCTTCCTTGTCCTCGAGTGTGTGCGGTGCGTGGTCGCTCGCTATTATGGGAATCCGCGAGAAGTTCTCCCAGAGCGCTTTAACGTGCTCCTCCGTCCGCAGAGGGGGGTAAACCTTGAGGAGCGGGTTCCTCTCGTAGTTCCTCCTCGTCAGGAACAGGTGGTGGGGCGTGACCTCGAAGCTCACCCAGGGGAGGTTTTTTCGGAGTATGGCTTCAATTCCCCCCTTCGTTGATACGTGGCAGATGTTCAGCGGTTTTTTAAGTTTCTCAGCGCTTTCAAGGGCTCGCTTTATGGCAACTTCCTCGACTTCCGGTGGCCTCTCGGGTTTCTCGTGGATTAGCTCCGCATCTTCCGCGTGGACGCTCAGAACGCCGGGTGAGCAGGCGTAATCGCTCTCAAAGTCCTCTGAGTAGATTCCGCCTGTGGAGGCGCCCATAAAGGCTTTGTAGAAATCTGCCCGGGCTTTTTTAGCCTCCCCGCAGTTGCTCCTTATCAAAAAGCTGAGGGCGTAGTCGGCGTAGGCCTCTCTCTGGAAAAGCTCAAGGCGCTTCTCAAAGGTCCTGGAGTCCATGACAGGTGGCTTCGTGTTGGGCATGTCAAAAACTGCCGTGATTCCCCCGTGGAGGGCCGCTTTCGTCCCACTTTTGACCGTTTCTTTGTCCTTCTGCTCGAAGTCTCTGAGGTGGACGTGGGTGTCCATGAGGCCTGGAAGGATTAGATACCCGGATAAATCCAGCTCTTTTTCTCCACGAAGCTCTTGAACAGATATCTTTGATATTCTGCCGTTATCAATACCCACGCTGCCATCAAAGGATTCCCCTCTGAGAATGAACTTTCCCTTTAAAACGAGCTCGTGCATTGAAGCCCGCACGGGGTTTTTTCGGTCAGGGTTTTAAGATTTTTGATTGTGAAATCGGGAGGAGATACTTTTTCCGGCTTTCTATAGGAAGAGTATCTAGTTATTTTGTGTTTAACCAACCGGTACTACCGATTGCTTTCTCCTGGGAATGCTCGATATCGCATTGCTGTGTTCCTCCTTAGGCTTCTTTCCAATTTTGAATAGCGCCGTTGTCCTCTTGGTTGCATTCTAGTTCCTTTTACATTAACGTAACCCTTAAATAGGGCTCGGATGTATAGCTTCATGCCATTATACCCCGTATATGGCAACGTTGCCAAAAAGTGAAGGAGGCAGTGGAGTATGAATAGGAAAGCCCTAAGCCTGTTCGTTATGGGCTTGATGTTGTTTAGCGTTTTCTTGGTTGCCAAGCCAGCAAGCGCGCAGACGGTCCAGGGAGATAAGCTTAAAATCGTGTACCTTGCCGCTCAGGGCAGCCTCTTCATGGGTGTCTTCAACCCGTCCCCGAGCGGAATGACCGACGTTTACACCAACCGCATCTGGTACTTCCTCAACGACCCCATGATAATGATGGGCCCGGACGCCCAGAGGCACAACTACAGGTGCCAGCTCGTTGACGTCAAGTACAACGTTCAGGTTCCGGACGATGCTGTAATCTGGAATGGAACCGAGAAGAAGTGGGTCAGCCCCTACGCGGGCAAGACCGCTACCAGCGCCGTCACCTGGAAGTGCGGTCTCGGAACCTGGGTTGACGGCCAGAAGATAACCCTCGCCGACTACCTCTTTAGCTATGCTATGACCTGGGAGTGGGCCTACCAGGACGGCAAGGACGACAAGTACTACGATGAGGAGTGGGGCAACAACTACCAGGGAACCCTCGAGACCATAATGGGTCTCAAGGTCAACAAGGTCACCGACGACTACATCGAGTACACCGTTTACCAGGACTACATAGTTCCCTACAGCAAGTGGGCTACTGCCCTCAACTTCGGTGTGAAGCCGAGCGTTCCGTGGGAGCTCTACAACGTTATGAGCGAGATGGTTGCCAACGGCGTCGAGGGCAAGGCCTTCTCCTGGAGCGAGCAGCCGCAGGGCGGATACCAGATTGATATGATTGACCCCGACCAGATGAAGTACTTCAAGGCCGAAGCCCAGGCCATCCTCAACAGCGGAAAGCTCATCCCGGTCTGGCTTGAGACCGCCAAGGACGTCCTCCAGAAGTGGGGCATCAGCGAGGAGCAGGCTGGAATAACCACCGACCTTGCCAAGGAGGGCTACGAGAGCGTCATCAGCTGGGTTGACAAGTACAACAACGCCATCATCGGCGACGGTCCGTACTACGTTGAGAAGTACGACCCGAAGGCTATGACCGTCGTTCTCAAGATGGCCAACAACAAGAGGATTGGCTATCCGGGAGAGGTCAACGGCAAGAAGCTTCCGTGGGACCCGTACTGGAAGGAGATTGACATCTACGGTAGCCTTAACGACGACACCGCTATCCTCGCCGTTGCCAAGGGCGAGTACGACCTCTACTGGTACGCCAGGCCCTACAACAAGATAGCCAAGGCCCTTCAGGAGTACGGTGACAACCTCAACCCGATGAAGACCATCGCCGTCTGGTGGAGCGTCAACCTCAACCTCGTCGGCGACCCGCAGACTGGTCTCGTCAACTCGAGCGGCCAGACCAAGTTCAACCCGTTCGCGCTCCGTGAGGTCAGGTACGCTATGAACTGGCTCATCAACAGGCAGTACATCGTCAGCCAGGTCCTCCAGGGAAGCGGTGCTCCGCTCTTCGGTACCGCCGTCAGCGGTCAGGTTGACGCTTACAGCAACTACATGATGGTTGCCAAGGCCCTCGGCTTCACCCCGCAGGGTGACGAGGCCTACGCCATCAAGATGATTGACGAGGCCATGAACAAGGCCGCCCAGGCCCTTAAGGCCAAGGGCCACACCCTTGAGAAGAAGGACGGCGTCTGGTACTTCGACGGCGAGCCGGTTACTGTGAAGGTTATCGCTCGTGTTGAGGACGAGAGGCTTGACGAGGGTAAGTACCTCGCCCAGATACTCCAGAAGGCCGGCTTCAAGGTTGACCTCCTCCAGTGGCAGAGGAGCCAGGCCAGCAAGGCCGTCTACCTCAGCGACCCGACCACCCTCCAGTGGCACGTCTACACTGAGGGTTGGGTCGTCAGCGGAATCCAGGATGTTGCCAGCCTTGCTTGGGACTTCTGGTTCTTCGACATCTACGTTGACCCGAACTGGGGTACCGACTACCACAACCCGATGACCGTTAAGGACCTCGTTGACGCTACCGCCAACGGTGACCTCAACAAGTTCATAAGCACCATCGGTCTTAAGTACTACAACACTCCGGACAAGCTCAAGCCGCTCCTTGACTGGACCGGCTACGACCTTGCTAACTTGCTCGCCTACGCCAAGTGGACCGGACCGAACAACGACACCGTCAAGCTCCAGAGCCTCGACCAGTTCTGGGACCTCTACAAGCTCGCCTACGGTACCCACTCACTCAACGCTCCGCGTGTCTACACCGCCGAGACCTGGAACTTCTTCCTCCTCAACAAGAGGATAAAGGTCGAGTTCGTTGACCCGATAAGCGGTGTTGGCAGCATACTCTCAGCCAGGTCCATTGAGCCCGCCCCGAAGGAGACCCCGACCACCACCCCGCAGACCACCAGCAGTGAGGAGAAGCAGACCACCAGCAGCCAGCCGACCAGCACTCCGACCAGCTCAACCAGCGAGGAGAGCAAGGGACTCTGCGGTCCGGCCTTCATCGTCGGCCTTGCCATAGTGCCGCTCCTCCTCAGGAGGAGGAAGTGATTTCCTTCCCCTCTTTTTCTTGTTCCTGCCTGATGAACACGGCTGTTCTTATGTTCAAAATGTGTACATTTGTGCTCGTTTTGGGGAAAACTATTTAAACTTTAACTAGCACGTAAAAGTTGACTTCATGGAGAGCCAGTAGTATCGTTGCTGGAGGGGATAGAATGGGGATGAGCTTTGGAAAGTACGTGGCGTACCGTTTGATAAACGCTGTGATAATCCTCTTCCTGGCGGTCCTATTGATGTCCGCCCTCTTCACGAAGCTCGCAACAATACAGCTGACTGCCCAGGTGAACGAGGAAGTGCAGATGTGGGTTAGGTCTTACACGCAGACCCACCACACCCAGCCTTCCCAGGAGCTCATTGAGCAGTACAAGCAGACCAGGATTAAGTACTACCACCTCGACCAGCCCTACTGGAAGAGAACGTGGGAATACGCGATAAATACGTTCACGTTCAATTGGGGACAGTCGTTCCAGAAGGTCTTTGGAACCACCGTTATAACAGACCAGATTAAAACGGCCCTTGGCAGGACGATACTCCTGTTTACGACTGCAGAAATCCTGGTTATCATCATAGGTCTTGCCCTTGGTATCAAGAGCGCTCGCAGTCCGGGAAGCCTGCTCGACAGAACCATATCCATTCTGGCAATGGTCACCACGAGCCTTCCGATGTGGTGGCTCGGAATGCTCATGATACTCGTCTTCGTTGTCTACCTCGGCTGGCTGCCGATAACGCTCTACTCACAGGTTCAGGTCTCCGGATGGGTTAACATTCTCAAGAAGATGAGCCTCCCGGTCGTTACAATAGTCATCAACCTCTTCGGTGGCTGGGCCTGGACGACCAGAAACATCATGATTGGAACCATGCAGGAAGACTTCATTATGGTTGCCAGGGCAAAGGGTGTTCCCGAGAGGAAGATTATCTACGGCCACGCCCTCAAGGCTGCCGCCCCGCCGATTATCACCATGGTCATCTTCGGTCTCATAGGCTCCCTCGGCGGTGCAATGATTACCGAGATAGTCTTCAACTGGCCGGGAATGGGACGTCTCTACTACGAGGCGCTTCAGCTCAACGCCGTTAAGACGATGATGGCACTGAACTACATGTTCGCAATGATGACCGTCTTCTCGATGGTGCTCGCGGACATACTGTACGCGTACCTCGACCCGAGAATCAGAATCGGCGCCGCTGCCCGCTCGTGAGGTGGTGTAAATGAGATGGGTTGATTTCAAGGACAGCGTCAAGAGGTTTTGGGAGGATTTCAAGCACCAGAAGAGTGGAATGTTCGGATTATTTTTCCTCATCGTCCTCATAGTCCTCGCAATCGCTGCTCCTTACATTACCAGTCCCAACATACCCAAGGAGTGGCAGACTGGAACCGCGTGGGTTACTAACCCCAAGAATGCCCCGCCGGCATGGGAGAACTACTTCGTTAGCGAGAAGAGGGCGTCTCAGGTTGAGTACACCATAGACGACCTTCACCTAAGCAAGACCCAGAACGGTAGCTACACCGTTTACACGATGACGTTTAC
This genomic interval carries:
- a CDS encoding ABC transporter substrate-binding protein, which gives rise to MNRKALSLFVMGLMLFSVFLVAKPASAQTVQGDKLKIVYLAAQGSLFMGVFNPSPSGMTDVYTNRIWYFLNDPMIMMGPDAQRHNYRCQLVDVKYNVQVPDDAVIWNGTEKKWVSPYAGKTATSAVTWKCGLGTWVDGQKITLADYLFSYAMTWEWAYQDGKDDKYYDEEWGNNYQGTLETIMGLKVNKVTDDYIEYTVYQDYIVPYSKWATALNFGVKPSVPWELYNVMSEMVANGVEGKAFSWSEQPQGGYQIDMIDPDQMKYFKAEAQAILNSGKLIPVWLETAKDVLQKWGISEEQAGITTDLAKEGYESVISWVDKYNNAIIGDGPYYVEKYDPKAMTVVLKMANNKRIGYPGEVNGKKLPWDPYWKEIDIYGSLNDDTAILAVAKGEYDLYWYARPYNKIAKALQEYGDNLNPMKTIAVWWSVNLNLVGDPQTGLVNSSGQTKFNPFALREVRYAMNWLINRQYIVSQVLQGSGAPLFGTAVSGQVDAYSNYMMVAKALGFTPQGDEAYAIKMIDEAMNKAAQALKAKGHTLEKKDGVWYFDGEPVTVKVIARVEDERLDEGKYLAQILQKAGFKVDLLQWQRSQASKAVYLSDPTTLQWHVYTEGWVVSGIQDVASLAWDFWFFDIYVDPNWGTDYHNPMTVKDLVDATANGDLNKFISTIGLKYYNTPDKLKPLLDWTGYDLANLLAYAKWTGPNNDTVKLQSLDQFWDLYKLAYGTHSLNAPRVYTAETWNFFLLNKRIKVEFVDPISGVGSILSARSIEPAPKETPTTTPQTTSSEEKQTTSSQPTSTPTSSTSEESKGLCGPAFIVGLAIVPLLLRRRK
- a CDS encoding dihydroorotate dehydrogenase electron transfer subunit; translated protein: MYSVVELRETWDVAKDVRAFRLSKGFDFTPGQFVMVWLPGVGEKPFSLAWKDLLVVKRVGPFTSKLFELSEGERLWVRGPYGRGFERKWKRVALVAGGIGIPPLYALARAWGKDFEGVTLIYGARSKEELALLDIEDYVDEVVITTDDGSAGRRGFPTDVLAERKGEFDGVYACGPEPMLKAVLRVMDYGNVQVSAERYMKCGIGVCGSCNLGKYLVCRDGPVFDGVQLRGLL
- a CDS encoding dihydroorotase → MHELVLKGKFILRGESFDGSVGIDNGRISKISVQELRGEKELDLSGYLILPGLMDTHVHLRDFEQKDKETVKSGTKAALHGGITAVFDMPNTKPPVMDSRTFEKRLELFQREAYADYALSFLIRSNCGEAKKARADFYKAFMGASTGGIYSEDFESDYACSPGVLSVHAEDAELIHEKPERPPEVEEVAIKRALESAEKLKKPLNICHVSTKGGIEAILRKNLPWVSFEVTPHHLFLTRRNYERNPLLKVYPPLRTEEHVKALWENFSRIPIIASDHAPHTLEDKEAGAAGIPGLETEVALLLDAVNRGIIDIFDIVEKMHDNPIKVFGIRGRNFAIGNEATFTVVDLKREWTVKPEEFYTKAKWSPWEGRKLKGKVVMTILRGKVVMEDDEIVGKPEGVRLDVQRG
- a CDS encoding radical SAM protein: MRYSWEEFARKMGVEPQILENEEARLLKKFVDEMLYPSHCRYCQGLDLSNPNPVHHPSYELTPACNHDCIFCYSNVAVKLGKAPKPGYYGWENPKAITVSQYGEPLLSKRIVEVNRMLRERFPEARLDLQTNGSLLTEELWQKLDFDIVMISLDASTREKHLKITNADTFDAVVNALRIVGSDKSVRSVVRTIFMPGINDEDIPRIAELAASLGIDEMHLQPLTVHELNVDRLKRAGLDFERAESMRELLKTAMEAKKYIDVRISGCLLAQLKKMDALTLFSVRRVAREVAPVVKRTRLE
- a CDS encoding ABC transporter permease gives rise to the protein MGMSFGKYVAYRLINAVIILFLAVLLMSALFTKLATIQLTAQVNEEVQMWVRSYTQTHHTQPSQELIEQYKQTRIKYYHLDQPYWKRTWEYAINTFTFNWGQSFQKVFGTTVITDQIKTALGRTILLFTTAEILVIIIGLALGIKSARSPGSLLDRTISILAMVTTSLPMWWLGMLMILVFVVYLGWLPITLYSQVQVSGWVNILKKMSLPVVTIVINLFGGWAWTTRNIMIGTMQEDFIMVARAKGVPERKIIYGHALKAAAPPIITMVIFGLIGSLGGAMITEIVFNWPGMGRLYYEALQLNAVKTMMALNYMFAMMTVFSMVLADILYAYLDPRIRIGAAARS
- a CDS encoding ABC transporter permease subunit — encoded protein: MILSALIASSEATLRGESIGSALHPANLVNKTKEYFQFSADVFKNEDEKVVKITRGNSTLIYYIPTPHSIFTSTVGTTPGTSILLTLAILSVSLLLILIFGALWGLRAGYREGISDRILRILGPSFSAIPGWFWAVALLWILWWKLSVLPLSYLDYIHRASVEGRVTIFTHLKGLALPILTLTLVNIPVYAMTVRNLIIRAREEDYVITDVLKGLPDGRIERKLLRVVLPSFLTFTSYSFLNLLMNDMAVEVLFNVPGIGRTFMMGVGKLIFSLNGSMLFFASLVMSTLYFVNASILEGLYLKLDPRVRRDA